A stretch of the Vitis riparia cultivar Riparia Gloire de Montpellier isolate 1030 chromosome 13, EGFV_Vit.rip_1.0, whole genome shotgun sequence genome encodes the following:
- the LOC117928241 gene encoding mavicyanin-like: MATEFSVGDDQGWTINFDYEAWVKDKVFHVGDELVFNYTAGQHNVFKVNGTAFTNCTIPPANEALSIGNDVITLAAPGRKWYICGVNDHCTNYGQKLAITVLEASASPAPAPSTPTAPAPSSAHGISGSGYHLLMAAMVAVAFLAVWPVFTPEEP; this comes from the exons ATGGCAACAGAGTTTTCTGTTGGAGATGACCAAGGATGGACCATCAATTTCGACTATGAAGCTTGGGTCAAGGACAAAGTATTTCATGTTGGAGATGAACTAG TCTTCAATTACACGGCGGGACAGCACAATGTCTTCAAAGTGAATGGTACGGCATTCACGAATTGCACTATACCACCAGCAAATGAAGCTCTTTCCATTGGAAATGATGTAATTACATTGGCCGCCCCTGGAAGGAAGTGGTACATTTGTGGTGTAAACGACCATTGCACCAACTATGGACAGAAGCTTGCCATCACTGTATTGGAAGCGTCGGCATCTCCTGCGCCGGCCCCCTCCACCCCCACAGCACCAGCACCTAGCTCTGCTCATGGGATCTCTGGGTCCGGGTATCATCTTCTGATGGCAGCCATGGTTGCTGTTGCATTCCTAGCTGTTTGGCCTGTTTTTACTCCAGAAGAACCTTAG